GCCATGGcttatgatcgctatgtggccattGCCAACCCCTTGCTTTACTCCCAGGCTATGTCCCCAAGGTTATGTGTCAGTCTTGTTGCAGCATCCTACCTTGGTGGCTTTGCAAACTCCACCATTATCACCAGTGAGACATTTACCCTGAGCTTCTGTCGAGACAATATCATTGATGACTTCTTCTGTGATCTGCCTCCTCTTGTGAAGTTGGCATGTGATGTGAAAGAGAGCTACCAGGCTGTGCTCTATTTCATATTGGCTTCTAACGTCATCACTCCCACCGTACTTATTTTGGCCTCCTACCTCTTCATCATTGCAGCCATCCTGAAGATCCGCTCCACCGAGGGTCGCCTCAAGGCCTTCTCCACATGTGGTTCCCACCTGACAGCTGTCACTTTGTACTATGGTTCAATTCTTTTCATTTACTCCAGGCCAAGTACAAGTTATGCCCTAGAGAGGGACAAAGTGGTGTCAGTGTTCTACACTGTAGTGATTCCAATGCTgaaccctttgatctacagttTACGAAATAAGGATGTCAAGGAAGCCTTGCGGAAAATGTTAGACACAGTCAAGTTGTCATGAAGGCTggcaaagcaatttaaaaatgttgatCATCATGCAATTGTTCTTAGCTGGTATTATCAGAAATAAGTATACTAGGAATGTAAAGACAATCTCTTAGTGTGCATACAAAGGACTGTGTTCTCTGTatgttaatttgtatttcttgagAGAGCAAGATAATATTAATTTgtttgtaaaattaaaacaattctcTTTCCCACCTAAAACcttatagttttcattttttaatttttcatattttaaaaattattctaatgtatgtatgtaattgaTGTAAATTGTCATCACATTCAACACTTTAATGGTACAAATacactgtgtttatttatttgttttatttatttatttacttatgttgtgtgtgtgtgtgtgtgtgtgttagtgccaGTAGCACAAAAATGCCAAGCTGTGCAGATGGAGGTCATTGTTACAAACTCTGTTTCCATCATTTTTGAAATAGGCTTTCTCTGTTGCTCACTGCTGTGTGAAACAGACTGTAAGTGTACAGGTATGCTCAGTCTCTTACTTTATCACAGGAACAGAAGTACACAGAACATGTGCTTAGGTTTATGTGAGATTTGAGAATTTAAATTCAGATCCTATTTACTTACTCAATTTTCTTTCtaatcttatttattatttaaacacCACACTAAGTGTTaggtttcattatggcattttcaatcaaaatttgttttttcttgattctcttttcccctttctccctactCCTCTGACGTGTCTTGTGCTCCCTGAAGATCCATGTTCACCCTCATCCATAgtgtgttctttccttcctccatacaTTTACTCTATTTGTCCTTCCCTTCAGACTTCAAAGCTTGTTCTCCTTCTtgtgttaatgtgtatgtgtgtgtcggcACAGGCATTTTCACTGACTGAAAGCTGGAATTCATATATGGGAGAACATGTAATACTTATTATTCTGAGGTTAGATTATTTCACTTCAAATAGTACTTTCCAGATGCATCCAACTTTCTGTAGATTCCATTTTTCCTCACAACTAAACAGAattttattacatacatacatacatacatacatacgtacgtacatacatacatacatacacacacacacacacatacacacacatacacacctctacACATGGACTCACAACATCCTGGTTACAGACAGTGATATATCTGGtcttcaaaacaattttaaattcattCGATTATTCCATTGAGATATTGTGTGATATAATTATACAGCAAAATCTTAATAAGACAGAATAAGTGAGTTACTTTTGACATCATTGCCTCTGCTATGTTGTGCCATTCACGGTAGTAGAAAAGTTACTTTCAATCTCCTGAACTCATATTTGGAACCAGATACATAGAGTCCATggagatttcttccttttttaacatttaaatatatttatttattttcatctatgTGTGTCttgcatatgtttatatatgccACATATGTACAGGAGCCCATGAGGAATGGAATATAGCAACAAATTCACTAAACTTTGTAGAGGTCAGAAATGCTTATACATTTATGAGAAACTGCAAGTATGAGGCAGAAAAATTTGTGTAACATCTAgtggattattttttcttttcttctttttattaattattttatttattaacatttcaaatgttgttcccttcctagtttccctgccatgatgtccccatctcatctcccctcccctttgcctctaagggGTTGCTCTCCCTCAGATCTCTAACATCTCCATTTTCTAAggcatccacaggaccaagcatcTCCCCTGctactgatgtcagataaggcagtactctactacatatgtagcaggagctataaccagcccatgtatactctatggttggtagcttagtccctgggaactctgagggagttgttgatactgttgttcttcttatagagttgaaatctccttcagttctttccgtccttcccctaactcctgcATTGTGGGTCCCTGGGTTCATATCAATGTCTGGCTGACTGTgagtattagtcaggtgctggtagagcctctcagagaagagtcatgccaggttcctgtctgaaaacatagcttggcatcaccaatagtgtcagggtttggtgtctgcagatccCAAGGttgggcagtttctggatggccttttattcagtttctgctccattttttgtcccttcatttccttttgagGGGAAAAATACAGGgttaaatttttttgagatgggtaggtggccccatctctcaactgggTGTCATGAATTTATACTGGaggtggtcccttcaggttctatGTGCCTGCTGTTGGACATTTTAGCTGATGTCATCCCTgctggatcctgggagcctcttgcatcCCAGGTACCTGGGACTTTCCAGTGGTGCACCttgcagtctgcatgtagaagaatcgaGTAATACCTCCtaatacaaaactcaagtccaagtggatcaagctcctccacataaaaccacatacactgaatctaacaggagagaaagtgggaaaaagtcTCCAGTGAATTGCCACaagggaacatttcctgaacagaacatcaatggctcaggttctaagatcaataattgacaaatgggacctcataaaaccaaaaagcttctgtaaggcaaagaaaactgtcagtaggacaacacagcaaccaacagattgggaaaagatctttacaaacaCTACATCCAATAAAGGAATATTATcgaaaatagacaaaaaaaattcaagaagttagattccagagaaccaaataacccaattaaaaatggggtacaccgcaaaacagagaattctcaactgaggaatctcaaatggatgagaagcatctaaagaaatgttcaacatctttagttaatcagggaaatgcaaatcaaaacaaccctgagatttcacatcatactaatcagaatggctaacattaaaaaaaaaatcaggtgacaacagatgcttcaagaatgtggagaaagaacactttcTATAATGTGgaattgtaaactggtacaaccactttggaaaagaGTCTGGTGATTTCTCAGAgtattggaaatagttctacctgaagaccgagctataccactcttgtgTGCAAACCCTAAAGATattccaccatatcacaaggacatgtgctttACTATGTcaatagcagacttatttataatagccagaaagtgcaaacaacccaggtgtccctcaacagaggaatagatacaaaaaatgtgatacaCTTTGtgatacaatggaatactactcaactttaaaaaacatggacattgtgaattttgcaggcaaatggatggaactagaaaatatttttctgagtgaggtaactactCAAAAGGACATACCTGGTATGTACTtgctgataagtgaatattagcctaaaagctcagaatacccagtatgcaactcacagaccataggaaggtTAACAAAAATAAGactaaagtatggatgcttcaatcccacttagatgggggaacaaaataatcacagggggctgagggagggagggacatgggttggagaaggaaggggaaggagaaatggggagGCAGGATTAGGattaggagacaggagagaagttcagagatccaggagaatgaatagaaatatgtggCATGTAGCAGTGGGGATTGGGTAATGGGAGGGGGGTGTGGCACAGAAATTTCTTGGTCCAGTGAAAGTAACATGGAATACAGCTGCTGCAGAgatgatattctctctctctctctctctctctctctctctctctctctctctctcattttattggtttttataAATACTCTATttgcagggtttttttctttattcactttgaTACATTTTAATGAACCAATTTGTATGATGTAGCATGGGTGAGTTCTCACTTTTATATGcagtttatttcctttaaatgatatttttagcactttgttgagaagtctgtaaacagtatatttttattttattccaaccCTCTGCAGTAACTCTTCTCAGATATAGTTTCCATATTCTCACCAAAATTCCTATTCTTTGCCTCTAAAGCAAATCCAGTTCAGTTTATACATACAATACTCTTGGGTGTGAGGCCATCTCTGGAGGGTGTTTAATCTATCATGGGTTAAACCATTAAAGAAAAGTGATCCTTTCCTAACAGCTCTCACCTTCTCACCTGGGGGTGGGATTTGGTGACCAATTCCTCCTACCATGATTGTTTGAGAACATCTCTCAGTACTCCTTATTGCCCATATTATTTACATGGGGAGTAGAAGCCTAGAGATTCTGACCTGTTTCAGAGACTTCTTGAAGCTGTTTTgagctgtttgttttttcagCTAAAGGAAAACTTCCTATTGGGTggaatatttacatattattttagaaattctaTAGCTTTACCTTTCTGTAATTGTTCAGCACCCTCTCCAAGATCTATGGTTTTAATCCCCTAGGAAAATCCCTCACACCAAGGCCTTGTTCAAACTGCTCTCCAGAATAGGACAGTGGCCTTCTGTTCTACACTGAGGTCGTCAAAGTGCTCTGATCTATAGCCTGAGAAACAACTGTGGCAAAGAtgctagcatcaatgggaggagaagccctgggttctgtgaaggcttgattgtGAAAGactgatgccccagcatagggaaatgaTAGGGTGGTAGgctggaagtgggtgggtgggtgagcccCCTtatggaggcaggggagggggtatAATTAAGGAGGtttgaaggggaaactgggaaaaagaatagcatttgaaatgtaaatatacaaaacaaccaatttaaaaaaagacattattcCTCCATGACTAGAGATGCCAAAATTCTCTAGTCATGGaggaaaataatgtaatatttCACAAATGACAATTGCAAACATGAACATTATATTTTGCTGACTAATTAACCCACTGATGAATGGGTGAGAGAAAGACAAACCtgatttgtattttctaaatatGTTTGTCCTCAACCTGATGACTACCTGAAGAGCTGTGTTTTCATTCCtgtaacaaacaaaaattttctaGTATTTCTTATATCATATTAGgaaatcccctcccctccccttccttatgggtttccCCCCAACCCAGCCCCCCATGtatgcctctccccaacagtcaaaatcttagcaggaccaatggtgctcttacaaattcatttgcaaaCAGGTCATAGTCAGGGTCAGTCATGTAAGTcttttagtggcttagtccagctctggttggttgcattTGCTGATATGGGCTCCTTGAAGATTCCTTCaacagttctcagttcagtggtttcctgctggcatacgcctctgtatttgctgtattctggctgtgtctctagcGATCTGCATTATTTTGatttagtttcatttgttctaggcaattcaagcatttgggctaatagccaccatctaccatgtatgtctttctgaagTCAGGATGATAGTTTTTCAACCATTTGCCCGAATTTGTATACAAACAgaatttcttaatttatatttgttttttttttgaaatctctAAAAATAATGTTAATTGATTTCTGCCAACAGATTGAATTGCAACAAAGAACAAACCATTCCATATCAGCAAATGTTCTCTATTCTGTCTTATATTGTGAATTTTATCCCATGACTAGTTTGTCTGTATATTTCATTCAGTGACTTGCTTTACCCCCCCTTGAGtttattcatcatttttattgccatttttgaaattcttcatttgatatttcaacttcttcagtacattttaattttacaattAAAGTCAGTtgacactgaaaaataaaagacattataGCCATAAGCACAAAGGTTATCACTCTTGCTAgggcttttattatattttctaaatcatTCAGTCATAGACATGCTTGtatatttatttcacttaaatTCAACAAGCAATCTTCTGAACAATGAAATATTGAACAAATGacttttatttatcattattccCCTGTTGTGTGATATAAACCATTTAATGTACCTGTTTGAGCACTTGAGTGTTTGTTGCTCTTGTATTTTGTAtcttaaaaaatcattttgttgaccatttattaattgtatgtGGGGCAAATAACATCATTTCAATGATtaagtttgatttaaaaaattctaagccATACTACTGGCTGAAGAAGATTTAGAATGGTGAGAATCAGATTTGTGAACAAgattttataattacattttagtaGGTATTACTTATAATTACTTGATAAATCACCAATGGAGTATGTACAAACAATCTTATAAACCATACTATTTTTACATACTTATAATACTGGTCAAAGTATTTGAGAGTTTCTCTAAAGTTTTGGAGAAACATGAATTATTTTGGTTGTATATTACTCTAACCAGTGTGTTATCTTAAAGGGAAGGCTAGTACTTCACAGAAGCCTCCCCACAGATCAGACATTAACATCACACTCATCAGCAGAAAATAATGTCTTCaggcaaaatgaaacaaataactCAACAACAGCAAAGTTTGCAGGGAGAgtctattgtttcttctttttgtatcTATCCTGATCCACCTGGATAGTGCCTTTTCTCTGTATTCTTTGCCATAAGCCAATGTCTTTACCATTATCAATCTCTGCAAAAATTGTTTATGGTGCTGCCAGATATCTCATTGTTAAACCTGTAAAAActatgtttagctctgagccTATTCCTTATAATCTCATAAGCTCAATACTTCAACTCTAGCGGTCGAAACCAGAGAGAATACTTCTACACTGGTGTGTTTTTCAAGGACTTGCTGAGGCCTCTTTTGTATTTAACTTACTTTATTGGGTCAATAAATATGTTACTAAGTGGTATTTGGGGGAAAGAGATCACTGTAGGTGTTATCTTAGACTTGTGTGGGAAACTTCCTTGGGACAATTTCTCTGAAGTACACTTAGACTTCTTCTAAATATACATTCAGATCAATGAAATAACACTATAAACTCAAAACTAGTGCATTAAGGAAGGAAAGTTTaactaagaaagaaataatattagtGCATTGCTGATTTAGGACTAAGTATATTCAATATCATTTGCATAAATGGAAATGAGTGTTTGCACATAAGAGGTTTCTTAATCAGAGATCAAACTTTCATATTGTTTGGAAATTTCATACGTTCACTCActgcattttaaaatcaaacctacctctgctttctcctctttcattTCTCCCAACATACCACTAC
The DNA window shown above is from Rattus rattus isolate New Zealand chromosome 5, Rrattus_CSIRO_v1, whole genome shotgun sequence and carries:
- the LOC116900250 gene encoding olfactory receptor 1013-like; the protein is MDEENVTEVTEFILLGFTGDMVLQQVLFFIFLTIYVISLLGNITLISLICSDSRLHTPMYFFIGNLSFLDLWYSSVYAPKILITCISEDKSISFAGCLAQFFFSAGLAYSECYLLAAMAYDRYVAIANPLLYSQAMSPRLCVSLVAASYLGGFANSTIITSETFTLSFCRDNIIDDFFCDLPPLVKLACDVKESYQAVLYFILASNVITPTVLILASYLFIIAAILKIRSTEGRLKAFSTCGSHLTAVTLYYGSILFIYSRPSTSYALERDKVVSVFYTVVIPMLNPLIYSLRNKDVKEALRKMLDTVKLS